A window from Rhineura floridana isolate rRhiFlo1 chromosome 17, rRhiFlo1.hap2, whole genome shotgun sequence encodes these proteins:
- the LOC133371716 gene encoding major facilitator superfamily domain-containing protein 1-like isoform X1: MAEAAAEKASYRFLVLFFNCLLTFGSYFCFDIPSVLQEQFQGNLTCPNGTHRNDTRHNGTVDCVEGLGMTPEEYNLLYAIYAWTNALVVIMAGFLIDKLGNRFGVFVFSFLTVLGSSMFALGSHFKGTPYLLPLMLTGRLLFGSGNGSLTIVQNRITAFWFKGKELALAFGLTLSFSRLGSVLNFFFTQQFESHFGIQWTLWGGTLLCVLGFLSAVVVSVLDKVGMKQLGLDGVIQQESKKVRIQDIRHLPLRYWLLVLTIMFFYNGVFPFVADASKFIQDKYPGYSQQAAAYIAGAVYDSSLVLSAAVGILIDYVGLRGVFAVGCAVLTLPVFALLAFTFVPPLVSTIWLGVTYSFATASMWPSIPLVVPQATLGTAMGFATSVQMIGIGLSNVIVGRILGTKSSELKIPLWRWQQMMVFMLANTIACIIASISLNIADKKQGGTLNRSTKHSSAEEVVRQPVDTAPLLSEVEDEGSIN, encoded by the exons ATGGCAGAGGCAGCCGCCGAGAAAG CTTCCTACCGATTCCTTGTGCTGTTCTTCAACTGCCTCTTGACCTTTGGCTCTTACTTCTGCTTTGATATCCCCAGTGTTTTGCAAGAGCAGTTTCAAGGA AACCTGACCTGTCCAAATGGCACACACCGCAATGACACCAGACACAATGGAACAGTTGATTGTGTGGAAGGCCTGGGGATGACACCTGAAGAATACAATCTTTTGTATGCCATCTATGCCTGGAC TAATGCACTGGTGGTGATCATGGCTGGCTTCTTAATTGATAAACTGGGAAACCGCT TTGGTGTCTTCGTCTTCTCTTTCCTCACTGTCCTGGGATCGTCCATGTTTGCTCTGGGCTCTCACTTCAAAGGAACCCCCTACCTCTTGCCGCTGATGCTGACGGGCAGGCTGCTTTTTGGCTCTGGAAATGGGTCACTAACAA TTGTGCAGAATCGCATCACAGCCTTCTGGTTCAAGGGCAAGGAGCTGGCTCTGGCATTTGGCCTAACGCTCTCCTTTTCCCGGCTGGGAAGCGTCCTCAACTTCTTCTTCACCCAGCAGTTTGAAAGCCACTTTGGGATCCAGTGGACTCTCTGGGGAG GGACTTTGCTATGCGTGTTGGGCTTTTTGTCGGCTGTCGTAGTCAGCGTGCTTGACAAAGTGGGCATGAAGCAGCTTGGCTTGGATGGAGTCATCCAGCAAGAGTCCAAGAAAGTG CGCATTCAGGATATCCGACACCTACCACTTCGCTATTGGCTTCTTGTCCTCACCATCATGTTCTTCTACAATGGGGTCTTTCCTTTCGTGGCAGACGCCAG CAAGTTTATCCAAGACAAGTATCCTGGCTACAGCCAGCAGGCGGCTGCTTATATTGCTGGGGCAGTTTATGACAGCTCCCTTGTTCTCTCGGCAGCAGTTGGCATTCTGATT GACTACGTTGGACTGAGAGGCGTATTTGCAGTTGGCTGTGCAGTGCTGACTCTGCCTGTCTTTGCTCTCTTGGCCTTCACATTTGTTCCTCCGCTTGTCTCTACCATCTGGCTGGGTGTCACCTACTCCTTTGCCACA GCAAGCATGTGGCCCTCTATCCCCCTTGTGGTCCCCCAGGCGACCTTGGGAACAGCCATGGGGTTCGCAACATCTGTACAGATGATTGGAATTGGCCTCTCTAATGTGATTGTGGGACGGATTCTGGGAACAAAGTCCAG TGAATTAAAGATACCATTATGGCGCTGGCAACAGATGATGGTCTTCATGCTGGCCAACACCATTGCTTGCATTATTGCCTCCATCAGCCTCAACATAGCAGACAAGAAGCAG GGTGGAACACTGAACCGCTCAACAAAGCACTCATCGGCAGAGGAGGTAGTCAGGCAGCCGGTGGACACAGCCCCACTCCTCAGTGAGGTGGAAGATGAAGGATCCATCAACTAG
- the LOC133371716 gene encoding major facilitator superfamily domain-containing protein 1-like isoform X2 gives MTPEEYNLLYAIYAWTNALVVIMAGFLIDKLGNRFGVFVFSFLTVLGSSMFALGSHFKGTPYLLPLMLTGRLLFGSGNGSLTIVQNRITAFWFKGKELALAFGLTLSFSRLGSVLNFFFTQQFESHFGIQWTLWGGTLLCVLGFLSAVVVSVLDKVGMKQLGLDGVIQQESKKVRIQDIRHLPLRYWLLVLTIMFFYNGVFPFVADASKFIQDKYPGYSQQAAAYIAGAVYDSSLVLSAAVGILIDYVGLRGVFAVGCAVLTLPVFALLAFTFVPPLVSTIWLGVTYSFATASMWPSIPLVVPQATLGTAMGFATSVQMIGIGLSNVIVGRILGTKSSELKIPLWRWQQMMVFMLANTIACIIASISLNIADKKQGGTLNRSTKHSSAEEVVRQPVDTAPLLSEVEDEGSIN, from the exons ATGACACCTGAAGAATACAATCTTTTGTATGCCATCTATGCCTGGAC TAATGCACTGGTGGTGATCATGGCTGGCTTCTTAATTGATAAACTGGGAAACCGCT TTGGTGTCTTCGTCTTCTCTTTCCTCACTGTCCTGGGATCGTCCATGTTTGCTCTGGGCTCTCACTTCAAAGGAACCCCCTACCTCTTGCCGCTGATGCTGACGGGCAGGCTGCTTTTTGGCTCTGGAAATGGGTCACTAACAA TTGTGCAGAATCGCATCACAGCCTTCTGGTTCAAGGGCAAGGAGCTGGCTCTGGCATTTGGCCTAACGCTCTCCTTTTCCCGGCTGGGAAGCGTCCTCAACTTCTTCTTCACCCAGCAGTTTGAAAGCCACTTTGGGATCCAGTGGACTCTCTGGGGAG GGACTTTGCTATGCGTGTTGGGCTTTTTGTCGGCTGTCGTAGTCAGCGTGCTTGACAAAGTGGGCATGAAGCAGCTTGGCTTGGATGGAGTCATCCAGCAAGAGTCCAAGAAAGTG CGCATTCAGGATATCCGACACCTACCACTTCGCTATTGGCTTCTTGTCCTCACCATCATGTTCTTCTACAATGGGGTCTTTCCTTTCGTGGCAGACGCCAG CAAGTTTATCCAAGACAAGTATCCTGGCTACAGCCAGCAGGCGGCTGCTTATATTGCTGGGGCAGTTTATGACAGCTCCCTTGTTCTCTCGGCAGCAGTTGGCATTCTGATT GACTACGTTGGACTGAGAGGCGTATTTGCAGTTGGCTGTGCAGTGCTGACTCTGCCTGTCTTTGCTCTCTTGGCCTTCACATTTGTTCCTCCGCTTGTCTCTACCATCTGGCTGGGTGTCACCTACTCCTTTGCCACA GCAAGCATGTGGCCCTCTATCCCCCTTGTGGTCCCCCAGGCGACCTTGGGAACAGCCATGGGGTTCGCAACATCTGTACAGATGATTGGAATTGGCCTCTCTAATGTGATTGTGGGACGGATTCTGGGAACAAAGTCCAG TGAATTAAAGATACCATTATGGCGCTGGCAACAGATGATGGTCTTCATGCTGGCCAACACCATTGCTTGCATTATTGCCTCCATCAGCCTCAACATAGCAGACAAGAAGCAG GGTGGAACACTGAACCGCTCAACAAAGCACTCATCGGCAGAGGAGGTAGTCAGGCAGCCGGTGGACACAGCCCCACTCCTCAGTGAGGTGGAAGATGAAGGATCCATCAACTAG